DNA from Podospora pseudopauciseta strain CBS 411.78 chromosome 5 map unlocalized CBS411.78m_5, whole genome shotgun sequence:
ATAGTCACACAATAGGTATCGATGATTGGAATCATGCGCCCCGGACTCCAGTGTAAGATTCTCCACCATTGTTGGATCCAGCAAATCGCAGAATGCGTACCGAAAGTTAGCTGGGGGATGGGGCCGTCTGCCATAACTGCGATCGGGGTTAGTCAGGCATATTCATTTTGAGTAAATGTGTTTATCTTGCACCCAGTCTAAGGGTTTGTAACACCACTCTTCACACCCGCACATCGCCAAATTCCGTCCGATATCATTGACGTTGAAGATTTCCGGTAGTAGTAGGCTGCAGAATTGACGTACACTCGACCGCTAAGCTGATAGTTGCAGTCAGATACGTGTCGGAAAGCCATACTCCCGGGTACATGAGTGAAGCCAAAATACCATCAATGGTGctttggaggagatggacaTACCGAACCCGCTTTTCTGGCTTTGCGTATATTGGGCTTGTGACTAGCAGCATCCTGAGAGTCCATACTTTCCTCACTTGCCTTCCTCCTAACAACGTGTCTGTTTTGGAGAACAAGTGCCGCCCGGTCAGACGTGTCGCATTGATAGAAGGCCGGCTGACCACGTAAGAGTTTGAACAATTGCCTCCCCTGTGCTTCCAATCTCGCTTTGGTCTCGCCACCGTCTTTCTTGTCGAAAAGTTCCGTTGGGAAAACCTTCAGTGATGTGATTTCACGTTCTCAGTCAGCGTCCGCGCATCAGGCAAGGATTATTACATACGCAGTAGGATTAGGAGCGGTAAACACTACCCCTCAAAGCCATTATACGATACGGTATCATCAACGCACTCAATACAACAGGCGTGATTCACTTGTTAGCAGCTAGAGCTACATCAACGTTGGTCTTCGACATTTGGGGTTGAATTTGACCTTTATGAGCCTCCGCTGTTGGTAGTGCTGACAGGAAACAACCGATTCCGAAGGAGTAAAATCACACAAGAACGGGGCTAGAAAAAGTCAAATACAAAGTTGCGACTCGCTCAGGGGATCGTCACTGATGGAATACTGATCATATACTTCAACCTTCCCAAAAAGGTATCATTCCCAAAGGCAGCTTGAAACCCTGAGCATTGTGAACGCAAGTATAAAGCACATTGCCTCACCAACTTTTGTCTGGCTTCATCACTCTCTCCATCGACATCCTCCACAACGCTGTCTCCTCAGCCTTCAACAAAaagcctccctcgccaaaaTGGTCAGCGCCAagtacctcctcctcgcacCTACCAGCTGCCTCACCTTTACCGCCAACGGCAGCGTCTGGTGGTATACTTGCGGGTTAGTGTCATCTTATTCTATGACCTCACTAAGAATGCCTCTGCTAACAGTGTTTTTAGCAACTGCAAGTGTCCCCACACTGGCTCTTACGAGGGTTTCAGTGGTACCAGCCCCTGCATCAGGGTCGACAGCTCCATTAGCTCAATCAGCCTCACCCACCAAGTCGATCACTTGCAGCATCTTCTCTGACAACAAACTGCCAAGACCAGAGGCAGAGCGTGGGCTCCAGTGGGACGTACTCTTGCACGGCGTTCAACCAGAACTCGGGGAGCATGAGGTGCTACTGCAATGTCTAAGCGCTCGAACCTGGGGTTGGAAGGTCAACTGAGAGGGCATAGATTCATGACACGATGTATCTGTGGGATGGTAGATTCGTGAGACAATTGTTGGTTGGTGAGAGACTGGGTCATCTTGTCCATTAGTTGACTCCTTGTGGCGATGCTTTATGGGCAAACATTGAGGTTCAGCAGTCATCGGACAAAAGCATCGTATACTGCTATCGATATTGCTCTTCCTCTAGTAACTCTGGACTCTCCAAGACCTTCAGAAACTTCGCCTATCTTGCAGATCCCAATTGTTGTGATCGGTTCCCATGCCAACCCCCCTAGTTACTCGTCTTAACCCATGAACCGAGTGATCCTTCGGGGCCACTGGCAACTCCCAATGGTCGTGGTCGACGCTGACTTCGACTTTTTGCACCGACATCCGCGCACTGTCCCTCACTGTGTTTTTTGCTAGTCCTGATGGTTCCCAGTAACCACAAAGCCTATCAAATTCCGGTTTGTAAATTGGCATCTCCGTGATTGGAAATTCGCTGGAATGTTTTAGAGGCAGTGGCCACTGGGCGGTCTtgtccttttctttcttggcTTTCTTGTGATGATGGATCATCCAAATCACCAGAGAGACTGTGATAGCCAGAGCAAGCATTCCCCCGGCTTTGGCTCCTGCGATAGCCCCGACTGGAGTTTAAGTCGTTGAGAAATCTTGTCGTGAGTCCGCTTGCTCTGTGCCATTGGGAATGTCTGTTAGCTTGCTAGGCGCGCTTCCTGGAGGTTCAGTGTCCGTATCTGTCGCAAACAGGGCCCTCGCCTGCTCGGAAGACCAAAAAACCTTGTCCATACCTCTACACGTAGGACAGCATTATCCTCTTCTCGCGATGGAACCAGTATTGCCTTTTGGAGATGACATGTAACTTGAAACTAACCCGTTCTGATACCACTCATCCAGAGTTTTAGCCCGAACATAATTCTTGGCTTTGGCGTCATAGTTATTGTTCCAGGTTTGGGCAGTCATGTCAAAGACTAGTAAGCCTTGTGGAGCTGCATCCACCGACTTGATTTTATCAGTGACGCCGCCGATACTGAGCACCTGATTTCCCATAGAGACACGCGCACTGGAATAATTGAACTGTCAGTGCGGATTCATGGTGAATATTATTGTAAAGACCGACTGGAAGAATCGCGGCCCTGCCGGAGGAGTTGGAACCAGGATCCACACGAAGCCTGGCAGGCTGAGAATGTAGGCATCATCGTAGTAGCTCTGCTGCGCTTCGTTCCGTCGTCCAAATATAAAGCTGTTAAACCATCAACGACTGTGTTACCAAAGTATTCTGGTTATTTGGCAGAATTTAAACTTACACATCATAACCCACCCTTGCTACAGTGAAACCGGTGACGCAAAAGTGAGCCCGGGGATAAGGCAGTATATCTCCTGTGGCAATTTGCCAATATCTTTCTCCTGTTTCCGGGTCGAAGAATAACAAGTTCCTAAAATCGAAGCCAGGCGAGTCTTCGAGGCTGCATTGTCGGTCGACATAAGATCTGTGCCCCCCCAAGACCAGTATCAACCCTTGGTGGCTTTTCGTGCCAGTGTTAGCCGGGATGAAGTGAGCCCTCGCCCCAATGAGTTTCTCTAATGGGCTTCTGTTGGAGCCCGCATCGTTGGCTGTGCCATTGCTGATCTCCTTAGTTCGCATGTCAAATGAGACCATGCCTGGGATGGCCTGAGTGTCTGTGAACCCAGGTATGTCCACCCCCAAACGGAACCTCCAATTAGAAAGCCTTTGTCGTCCGTGTTAGCATAAGCTCCCCTCTCTAGTGATAACAAAATTTTAAAGGCCTCCGGATTTGCAAAATCCTGGAAAGGTGaccagctccctccccctctgccaTCTGCGCTGAACTTCCACATCTCGGACCCGGTCACAGATCTTCCCAATGAGAAAACACCACCCCAAGAGTAGAATCCGCCCGTTCCTTCCTTGTCTGTCCATATCATCGGCGCGTTTCTAGGAGCGTTGGGCTTCCCTATCGTCCGGATAGAGACGTCGCTTGTAGTCCAAGAGGTGGAGATGTCAATGGACAGTGTTGAGTTCACTAGGGTTGAATATTGAGATTAGACTGGTATTCCCGTCACCTGCTGGGCGATCAGTTGAGTCACATGGGGAGCTTACCTTGGTAAACTGGAGCCTCGTCTATTGTCCCGTTCTCGAACTGATTGATCTCACCCCCGTCGATGTAGACGTAATCACCAATCACTGTGGCGGCGACGTTCCATCTCCTGACGAAATCTTCAACTCGAGGTACATCAAGTCGTACTCCTTGGACTGCCGCTGCGATGGCTATCAAAACGAACCCAAATAAAGAAGCCAAACGAGCGGGAAACATGTTATCAAACGGCAAAAGTGAAAGAACAAGCAACAGGAGACCGCAAGTAGATGCAAATGAAGGTAAGACAACAAAGTGTGGTGGGTTTCAATTTTCTCATAATAATAGAGGGGTCTAGCCCACCTCAAAAGGGTCAGAAGTTCGAGATAGGGCCAAGTGAACTGCCGCCTAGCCATGGGGGCCATTTGAAGAGTTGACCGTCCGGGTTGGGTCTACCTAGGCCGGCCATTCCAGTTTGCGTCTCCTTAATATGGCCAATCATGGCGTGGATCACATCGACGTAACTTCAATCGGTGGCTGTATCAATGAATGTCGGAAATATAATTCATGTCGCTGGTGTTGCATCTTGCGGTTTACAGTGCTCGGGTTTGGAACCAATCAACCCTTTCTTCGCCCCTTATTTTCCATTCAGACCCATCAAACCTAGGCCTCCAGGGAGGTTGAATGCCCAATGAACCAGGTAGATATCTTCCGTTATTTGGTTTTTAACCGCCCAGCTACCGTGCAGGTTGCACGCTTCTCTCTGTTCGGTATCACCAGCCCGGACACCCTGAGACAACGAGGATGAGGCCACCCCAGTACTGTCACCAGTTGAATTTGCCCAGTTACCCACGCTAGAAACTATGAGTACCGATCTTGGAATGCAACCGTGTAATAACAACTAGTTTCAACGTGGAATATCTCCGAGAGGCGAGCCGACCGCGAGCAAACGCGGGATGCGGGATAACTGTTGACTAGCGTACCAACTCCAAGACATGAGTGGCACAGCATCCGAGACAATGTAACAGCGTCTTGAAGCCAGCCATGTTGATGGTATATGACGTCAGCGGGAATATGATAAAAAATATCGTTTCTGGTAACTAGGTCTCTTTCGCACGTGGATGGGTCGCTTTGCGCAGCGCCAAAGAGACGGACAGGACAAAAAGCACACCAGGCGGAGAAGCGCTACTCAAAGAAGCCACGACTCCGAGAATGATGGACGGAGTCGGGCATTTCGCAGTTGAAGATGGATTTTGGCCCGGAAGTCTGTGCTTGGCTGGAAAGTGCTGCTGAATAGCGCACAACTTAAAAAAAAGTGTCGTGGCTGCTGTCGAGAGGCGCAGCGCTTTGACTGGCGTGGGAAATGGCAAATTCCTTCCTTGATCTCGGCCCGGACTCCAGGACTCGGTCAGTTGCCGCGCTCCGGGATCGTTGAGACATGTGGTGCTGTGATGCTACAGAATTTGCATCAAGGTCGTGGTTGTGGTAATCTTCGGTGTGGCTCAATGAAAGCTAACCTACCTAAACATGGCCGTCTGAGTGTGCTCAAAAAACACGACCAAATGGGCGTAAGCGCCCATCCCTCAACAACTGGTGACTCGGATGGTGTGAATCAGCACCTGTGGGCATCAATCTTGAGCGCTTCGAAACTTCAATTATGCAGTGTATTCGGCCTGCATACGAGCGCGGGAATGGGTGTGGCTCCCAAACCCCGGATTCTCCGGCCTTGATACAGGGATCGTTTATAAGCGGCTTATGAATACACAGCTCCTGTGAACTCGGCGACCGAAGAATATTTCCGAGCGAGTGCTTTTCTATCTTATCTCAATCCTTCCACATCTGATTCATAACCGACGAGCCTCGCCttggcttcttggcctttcTCTCCTGCCAAGGACAtttttgtttacttttcCAGAATGGCTGTCCGATTATACCCGGGGGGTGACGTGAAAGCCAACCTCACAGACAGCGAAAGTCTCAGAACCCCATCCCTAGTTCGTGTCGAGACCAagtcgccatcatcaccaccaccaccccaccaacaaccacctgcACGTCCAAGACTGGGTCAAGCTGACTTCCCAGAAGGCGGCGCCCGCGCCTGGCTGACTGTCAGCGGTGCATCAGCCTGTCTGTTTGTCTCGTTTGGCTGGGTCAACTGCGCTGGTATTTTCCAGTCGCATTACCAGGCCAATCAGCTCAGCAACTACACACCATCGGAGATCTCATGGATTTCCGCGCTGCAGATATTTTTCATGATATTTTCTGGAATCTGGGTGGGGAGAATCTTTGACAGCCATGGCCCCACGGCTTTACTTCTTATAGGGAGTTTTATGCATGTgtttgggatgatgatgatcagtTTGTCGACGACGTATTATCAGATTCTTCTCAGTCAGGCAATATGCTCGGCGGTTGGGGCGTCGATGGTGTTTTTCCCCGCTTTTACTTGCGTGAGTCGCCAGCACCTCCCGAGATGTTTATgcaatcatcaccaactgACACATACCTCAGGTCTCGACATGGTTTCTCAAGAAACGCGGTGCAGCAATGGGTCTTGTCGTCTGTGGCTCCTCCATCGGCGGTGTCATCTTCCCTGTCATGTtgatcaacctcatccccaAAGTCGGATTCCCCTGGGCAATCAGAACATGCGCCTTTCTCGTCCTAgccctcctcatctgggCCAATTTCACAGTCCGTACGCGCATCCCACCGGTGAAGCGTCCCTTTGAGTTCAAGGCCTTCCTCGCACCTTTGAGAGAGCTGCCATTTGCTTTCTTGACTGCCGGAATTTTCTTCTTTTATTGGGGCATGTTTGTCCCGTTCACCTTCATTGTTGTTGAAGCTCTTGCGGGTGGCATGTCAGAGCATCTCGCCAACTATCTTGTGCCCATTTTGAATGGTGCTAGGTTCGtaccctcctccatccactGAACAGTTGCAATATGCCAACATTTCCCAGCATCATCGGCCGAACAATACCCAACGCCATCGCGGACAAGCTTGGCCATTTTAACGTCATGATTATCATGGCGGCCTTCACCAGCAttctcatcctcgctgtATGGTTACCCTCCTCAGGCGACGCGGCCATCATCACGTTTGCCGTGCTGTTTGGCATCGGTTCAGGTGCTGGCATTGGTCTTACTCCCGTGTTGATTGCTTCCATATCCCCCATCCAACAGATCGGTGCCCGCACCGGCACAGCTTTCAGCATTGCTTCAATTGCGGCGTTGACTGGGTCGCCAATCGGTGGTGCTATCCTGACATCTGCTAACGGCGCGTTTCAAAGCACAAAGATTTTCGGTGGTGTTGCCTGTGCCGTGGGTACTTTGCTGTTTATTGCTGCACGGGTTGCTTTGGTGGGCGTAAAGCCCAAGAAGTTCTGATGAGATGACCTTTTCTTTATCAGTGACGATATGGGGGAAGGAAACTCTTTTCAGTGTATTATATACTTTGTTTAGACTCGCTTAATAGTGACACCTGAAAACAGTTTCTATCATGCACTTGCCATTTGTCTTCACATAAGTTGTCCAGGAGTAAGCCCACCTCACGTTTCAAACCCAGAGAACAACAATATGACCACGGTCAATGTCCCGGTGCCTCCAGCCGGGCGTATCTCCCAAGAAAGCCAGCTGGAATATCTCAAGAAGGAACAGGCCTGTTTCCTGCAAGCTATGACGGTCGACGGTATTTGCGGAAGGGACCATTGAAGGTGTCTGGTTGTTGTGATCCTCAGTGTCCCACAAGGGTTGGAGCAGTAGAACCACAGAGTTCTTGGAGCAGGTTATCAGGGAGACAACAAGGCTTCACATGATCTGGATCGGGCCAATTATCCGTGTAGGCATACCAGAGGATATGATCACAAAAACGAAATTCATTTGAGAGCACGCTTCACCTACTTCCTGAACGGCCACCTTCTCACTCAGCACATGTTTCTCTTGATGTCGCCTCCTTCCTATCCTCCCTACGAGCTTTCCCAGCTGAATTGCCAGTGACAATGACCTCATACAGTGTTGATCTAGAGCCCTGGACGAAAGTGGAGGTCCCATCACTTCCCCAGGCAGCCAATGAGGGATACTGCTAAGAGCCCAGGCCAGAGAAAGAGGGCAAGTGGAGAACTCCTTAAACTGCGGCTGCCGTCAATTGTTAGCACATGATGGCCCGGGTCATGCTCCTTCCCTCAGATGCCCATCCCGTGATGCCTCGAATATCAGATGGCCACTCCTTGATGGTATTTTCATGCTTGAAGATGCCGCCAATTCCATGAATGGCCGGATATTCGGAAGCGATGAGAACCAGGAAGACGGCCCCGTGGCTTTGTCCTTGCCAAAGACAGTATCGAACGGAGCCACAAAGTCGGAAACCACTCGCCAACCTTGGATCACGAGAACGTCAAGAAGCAGAGTTTTCATCATCACTCCGTCTTCGATTGATTTAGTGCCCGTGGCCTCTACTCTCCATTTTCGGGGCCCACCAGCGTGCTTGTGATCTCCCAAGAGACAGGTATATCTTCCACACTTGTCCTCCGACTtgccatctcctccctctcccaaaccaccGACAACCGATGACAATCTTGCAGCTACACCTCAACTTCAATCTCGCAACTGAACACTGAGAACTCGAACCACTTCCATCATCATGCAGCTCACCAAGCTCACCGTCACCCTTGTTAGCCTCTTCACAGCCGCCATTCAGGCCGCCCCCGCCGTCCCCGAGACTGGGgtttcctctccctctgccgACTCCGGCTACACCGAAGTCAGCGACGGTGTCTGGTACAAAAACAAGACCGACTTCTTCAAGGGCGACAGCTTCTGCAACTCTGACTACGAATACTGGAACAAAACTTCGGAGAATTCCCCTTTAGTCCTCGACTGCTGGCACATGtacaacaacatcaaggaACCAGGCAATTGGTATGTCTTATTGCATCCCCATCTTCTGATTGATAGATagattgattgattgattgacGCTGACGCTCGACGATGTGATGCAGGGTCGGCGCCGGGGGCCACAAAAAACTCATCAGCAAGGACTCGTGTGCGTATACGACGTGGGCCGAACACAACGGTCTATTATACACGCTCGGCAATGAGGACCTCCGCCTCACGATCAAGAAGGCGATTCAGAAGTTTGGCACTCTGTTCCCTGGCGAGAAGGACTACAAGATCGGGGCTTATGGCAAGCTGCGTTGCCAGGCGCTTGTGATCAATTGGGAGATTTCTCAGAACTCGTGATTGGCAGGTGGGAGGAGCATCGGGATGATGGTATTGCAGCGTGGTGGATAGCAGGCGATCTAGGGTGAAGGGAGTAGATCGCTTAAAAGTATCTTCGGTTCATGACAATGCGATTGTCTGATCTCTTTCTGGTGCATTCTTGGATGAGTGGATTCCATGAAGCAGTGTTTCTGTTGTGTTGGCACGCACGGTACTGTGAAGTTCACGGGGACTGTGCCGCATCTCATTCTATATCTTACCCAGATGATTGACCACGGTCCAAGTCCTCTCGTCCGTGGCCAGCTTCCGTAAAGAAATCTTGTGATTCCATGCACCTAGCAGAAGTAATCCACCGAAAAAGACCAGAAGAACAAAACAGACCAATCCCTACAACAAAGCAAATGTTGTAGGGATTGGTCAGTTCACCAGTGGTAATATTTATGAATCTCTCGGAATAATCCGGGTCGTCGGGCGTTCGATTGTTGCCGACCCGCTCCCATTGTGGTGGCAGTCGACCCAGGCGTGGATCATCATCTGTTGTGCGCTTGGTATTGAAGTTGTAGTATTGATACGCGTTCTGGTGTCCATTTTGGTCGAATAGTACTTGCACAGACCAGCCTACTGGGAGTGGTCCCAGGAGAGCTGTTGCATCATGTGATCCATACACCATGGACTCGCCAATAAAGTGATATTTTCCATCTCCGGCAATACGTAGTATCACAGGGGCATCGAAGCCCAGGAAGGCAGCGATGATGTCTCCCATTCATACTAATTAGCTTCACACATTTCAAGGTGATTGGATGCGTAGGAAATGCATAGCTACCATTTCTCATCCCCTTGGGACCTAGCCCTACTAGACCATCCGTTGTGAAGAAGAGTTTTCTCTGGAAGATAAAGGTTTTGACTGCGTCAAGGATATAAGTCTCAACAATCTCATTCCTTTCGATAGACCCCTCTCCGCATACGAGAGTGTCGTAGCAATACTCTGTCCACTCATGAACTGTTGTATAGAAATGATTCCACGGCACCCTGTTTCTGGATATCATGCCACAACGACTCCGGGTCCAGGAAAACCCTTCCAGAAATGTTCCGTCGCCATGTCGCAGAGCTGCCACCTTCTCACAACCTGCAGGCCCCCATTCATCGCGTCTACCACCTCATCATGCATAACAGTAACTTCACCTGCATGCACGCGCACACCTCCGGTACATGAGGAGGAATAAAGCGCGTCACTGAACGGGTCATGCCCGAAGAGAACTGCCCACGCCTGGACAGAGGCCGAAACGGGCGCGTTCTGAGATCAAAAACCCATGTTGGTATGCCCTCGGTTGCCGAGGCGTCGTCTCCCGAGCCCGAACATCCAACAAGAGGTTCCGGACGACCAAAGTGTTCCATCTGGGCGAGAGCGAATAGTTGACCCTGATACGTGCATGTAGAGACGCTGACAGGAGTCCCAACAATCCGTAAACCCTATCCGACGGGTTCGAGCATTCACGATCGTCAAAATAAACGCACAACTCGCGACAGCGGGTCAGGCAGGGTTATACTCGGCCAACCGCTTAACATGTCCCATCCTGTCGCGAAACTCGGCCGATGGCAAGCTGTTCTTTGTGGATAGGCATATGATCGTGCGGCGCATCGCAGGTCATGGTAGTATCTCGTCACCACACTGCACGGCTGCGCGAGAGCAATGGACCAGCATGATCTCCTGCAGGTTCCACACCCGTGTAACCAGTCGCGATGGAAGAGAGCCTGCAGCGCGGCCCATGTTTTCTCGTTGTAGGGTAGGTTGCCCTTTGGCATATGCCAGTTCAACGTCCCCCGCTGTACATTTCCCGGCTGGCTGATCTGATGCATGGTCCGGAGGATATCAACTTGCTCGCTGAGGAAGCTGAGGGTGGAGAGCGCGTGGTTGCTGTCGTCTGCTTCAGGGCCTAGCCATAT
Protein-coding regions in this window:
- a CDS encoding uncharacterized protein (EggNog:ENOG503PWZR), encoding MVSAKYLLLAPTSCLTFTANGSVWWYTCGVFSNCKCPHTGSYEGFSGTSPCIRVDSSISSISLTHQVDHLQHLL
- a CDS encoding uncharacterized protein (COG:S; EggNog:ENOG503P2IF), which encodes MGNQVLSIGGVTDKIKSVDAAPQGLLVFDMTAQTWNNNYDAKAKNYVRAKTLDEWYQNGGMDKVFWSSEQARALFATDTDTEPPGSAPSKLTDIPNGTEQADSRQDFSTT
- a CDS encoding uncharacterized protein (COG:S; EggNog:ENOG503P2IF); translated protein: MFPARLASLFGFVLIAIAAAVQGVRLDVPRVEDFVRRWNVAATVIGDYVYIDGGEINQFENGTIDEAPVYQVNSTLSIDISTSWTTSDVSIRTIGKPNAPRNAPMIWTDKEGTGGFYSWGGVFSLGRSVTGSEMWKFSADGRGGGSWSPFQDFANPEAFKILLSLERGAYANTDDKGFLIGGSVWGWTYLDTQAIPGMVSFDMRTKEISNGTANDAGSNRSPLEKLIGARAHFIPANTGTKSHQGLILVLGGHRSYVDRQCSLEDSPGFDFRNLLFFDPETGERYWQIATGDILPYPRAHFCVTGFTVARVGYDVFIFGRRNEAQQSYYDDAYILSLPGFVWILVPTPPAGPRFFQSVFTIIFTMNPH
- a CDS encoding uncharacterized protein (EggNog:ENOG503NWXD; COG:G), which produces MAVRLYPGGDVKANLTDSESLRTPSLVRVETKSPSSPPPPHQQPPARPRLGQADFPEGGARAWLTVSGASACLFVSFGWVNCAGIFQSHYQANQLSNYTPSEISWISALQIFFMIFSGIWVGRIFDSHGPTALLLIGSFMHVFGMMMISLSTTYYQILLSQAICSAVGASMVFFPAFTCVSTWFLKKRGAAMGLVVCGSSIGGVIFPVMLINLIPKVGFPWAIRTCAFLVLALLIWANFTVRTRIPPVKRPFEFKAFLAPLRELPFAFLTAGIFFFYWGMFVPFTFIVVEALAGGMSEHLANYLVPILNGASIIGRTIPNAIADKLGHFNVMIIMAAFTSILILAVWLPSSGDAAIITFAVLFGIGSGAGIGLTPVLIASISPIQQIGARTGTAFSIASIAALTGSPIGGAILTSANGAFQSTKIFGGVACAVGTLLFIAARVALVGVKPKKF
- a CDS encoding uncharacterized protein (EggNog:ENOG503PQYK) → MQLTKLTVTLVSLFTAAIQAAPAVPETGVSSPSADSGYTEVSDGVWYKNKTDFFKGDSFCNSDYEYWNKTSENSPLVLDCWHMYNNIKEPGNWVGAGGHKKLISKDSCAYTTWAEHNGLLYTLGNEDLRLTIKKAIQKFGTLFPGEKDYKIGAYGKLRCQALVINWEISQNS